Proteins encoded within one genomic window of Spirulina major PCC 6313:
- a CDS encoding Rab family GTPase, with the protein MGTISKKICMVGDFGVGKTSLIRRFVEREFSDRYLSTVGVKISRKVIPLTPDLDRNLDTLKLLIWDLEGQTKFKAITPSYLHGSESILVVADVTRQETIDNIQNHIQLFLGINPQGSIAIALNKIDLLDSDEQSYLKESIHSTFTTTVGAYFTSAKTGENVDTIFNAIAQKMVP; encoded by the coding sequence ATGGGTACTATTTCTAAGAAAATTTGTATGGTGGGTGACTTTGGGGTGGGGAAAACGAGCTTGATTCGGCGGTTTGTCGAGCGGGAATTTAGCGATCGCTACCTCTCGACGGTGGGCGTGAAAATTTCCCGCAAAGTCATTCCCCTCACTCCTGATCTAGATCGTAATCTTGATACCCTCAAACTCCTGATCTGGGATCTTGAAGGACAGACCAAATTCAAAGCTATTACCCCCTCCTACCTCCACGGCTCCGAAAGTATCTTGGTGGTTGCCGATGTAACCCGCCAAGAAACCATTGATAACATCCAAAACCATATTCAACTGTTTCTCGGTATTAATCCCCAGGGATCGATTGCGATCGCCCTCAATAAAATTGATCTCCTCGACAGTGACGAACAGTCATACCTCAAAGAATCGATTCACTCAACCTTTACAACCACAGTGGGAGCGTATTTCACGTCAGCAAAAACAGGCGAAAATGTAGACACAATCTTTAATGCGATCGCTCAAAAAATGGTGCCTTAA
- a CDS encoding PAS domain-containing sensor histidine kinase: protein MSHCHANLNINDDVRNAFQELVGIEQITQRILANQQPGFTLQEVIHYSSQQPDSGIYLTLNLQRLDEQHLIIFIEDVTETALLRQALVQRVNETELLLNALQLSENYNRRIISSMGDALFTINASGDLKTINAAALTLFGYGEAELKNQPLATLFQNQIPASISPESILKNPTLENYEVTCHTKQENSIIVSFSCSFVHSKENDLPIFIYIGRDITARKKTEQKINQALAQEKELNDLKSRFIAMTSHEFKNPLSSILMSVELLEEFADNWTLEKRMTHLKRIRQCTTQMNDLLEDILVLGKADTGKLEFQPRPLDLGNFCQELTEELQFLAGDRHAITLHLQSPLAPTYALDEKLLRQMLVNLITNAVKYSPQGGVVDFRVAVEGESLWFGVQDQGIGIPESDQPRLFECFHRSHNVRDIKGTGLGLSIVKQAVELHGGTIAFQSAIDQGTTFEVRLPLHLTPWNS, encoded by the coding sequence GTGAGCCATTGTCACGCAAACCTCAACATCAACGATGATGTGCGCAATGCTTTTCAAGAACTAGTGGGCATCGAACAGATTACCCAACGTATTTTAGCCAATCAACAACCCGGCTTCACCCTTCAAGAGGTCATTCACTATTCCTCCCAGCAACCCGATTCCGGCATTTATCTCACCTTGAATCTGCAACGATTAGATGAGCAACATCTAATTATTTTCATCGAAGATGTCACGGAAACGGCTCTGTTACGCCAAGCCTTAGTGCAGCGGGTGAATGAAACAGAACTACTGTTAAATGCGCTGCAATTGTCCGAAAATTATAATCGTCGCATTATTTCATCAATGGGCGATGCACTGTTTACCATCAATGCTTCAGGGGATTTGAAAACCATTAATGCCGCCGCTCTCACCCTCTTCGGCTATGGTGAAGCAGAGTTAAAAAATCAACCGTTAGCCACCTTATTTCAAAACCAAATCCCCGCCTCAATTTCCCCTGAATCAATCCTCAAAAATCCCACCTTAGAGAATTACGAAGTGACGTGCCATACCAAACAGGAAAACAGTATTATTGTGTCGTTCTCCTGTTCATTTGTCCATTCAAAAGAGAATGATTTACCCATTTTTATCTATATTGGTCGTGACATCACGGCTCGCAAAAAAACAGAGCAAAAAATCAATCAAGCTCTAGCCCAGGAAAAAGAATTAAATGATCTCAAGTCTCGCTTTATTGCGATGACATCCCACGAGTTCAAAAATCCCCTATCCAGTATTTTGATGTCGGTGGAATTGCTCGAAGAATTTGCGGATAATTGGACTCTGGAAAAGCGGATGACGCATCTCAAGCGGATTCGGCAATGTACAACACAGATGAATGATCTGCTCGAAGATATTTTAGTGCTGGGGAAAGCCGATACGGGGAAACTGGAGTTTCAGCCGCGGCCGTTGGATTTGGGGAATTTTTGTCAGGAGTTGACGGAAGAATTGCAGTTTTTAGCCGGCGATCGCCACGCCATCACCCTCCACCTTCAATCCCCCCTTGCGCCTACCTATGCCCTGGATGAAAAACTATTGCGCCAGATGTTGGTGAACTTAATTACCAATGCGGTGAAATATTCACCTCAGGGGGGTGTGGTGGATTTTCGGGTCGCGGTGGAGGGGGAGAGCCTGTGGTTTGGGGTGCAGGATCAAGGGATTGGGATTCCAGAATCGGATCAGCCACGTTTGTTTGAATGTTTCCACCGATCGCACAATGTTAGGGATATTAAAGGGACGGGGTTGGGCCTTTCAATTGTGAAGCAAGCGGTGGAATTACACGGCGGCACGATCGCATTTCAAAGTGCGATCGACCAAGGCACGACCTTTGAAGTGCGCTTACCCCTGCATCTAACTCCATGGAACAGTTAA
- a CDS encoding TIGR04282 family arsenosugar biosynthesis glycosyltransferase, with protein sequence MEQLIIFSRYPEPGRTKTRLISRLGAAGAAELQRRMTEHTLRQVRALQRVRSVDGVVAFTGATTDQMRAWLGDHWQYSPQTAGDLGQRMVAAIAHSCQAGSDRTVIIGIDCPDLTSAILTAAFEQLQTHPVVLGPAQDGGYYLVGLTEPLPALFTGIDWGTDRVLAQSQQAIAAQGKTCAILPTLADVDYPEDLPIWEKYAPS encoded by the coding sequence ATGGAACAGTTAATTATTTTCAGTCGCTATCCAGAACCCGGACGCACGAAAACCCGCCTCATTTCGCGCCTTGGTGCGGCTGGGGCGGCTGAACTTCAGCGCCGGATGACGGAACACACGCTCCGGCAGGTGCGGGCTTTGCAGCGGGTGCGATCGGTGGATGGGGTGGTGGCGTTTACGGGGGCAACCACTGACCAGATGCGGGCGTGGTTGGGGGATCATTGGCAGTATTCGCCCCAAACGGCGGGGGATTTGGGGCAGCGGATGGTGGCGGCGATCGCCCACAGTTGCCAAGCAGGAAGCGATCGCACGGTGATCATCGGTATTGATTGCCCAGATCTCACCTCGGCAATTTTGACGGCGGCCTTTGAACAGCTTCAGACCCATCCGGTGGTGTTGGGGCCCGCCCAGGATGGGGGCTATTATTTGGTGGGGTTAACGGAGCCGCTGCCGGCTCTGTTTACGGGGATTGATTGGGGGACGGATCGGGTGTTGGCCCAGTCACAGCAGGCGATCGCTGCCCAGGGAAAAACCTGCGCCATCCTGCCCACCTTAGCGGATGTGGACTATCCCGAAGACTTACCGATCTGGGAAAAATACGCCCCATCCTAA
- a CDS encoding Gfo/Idh/MocA family protein: MGLTPPILMGIVGTGYVAKRRVEAIASDDRATFAAIASASPERMRAIDPDCQATHYTDWQDLITHPGLHVVIVATRNQDHDTITRRALAAGKHVVCEYPLSFHPAVAAELLAIAAQQDRLLHIEHIELLGGLHLAMRDHCPALGTTHYARYVTLNPQTPHAGRWSYNHDQFGFPLVAALSRIHRLTDLFGTVATVSCQTRYWASDSPSEYTACLCMAQLTFHSGLLATVTYGKGDAFTYPMRVFELHGDRGTLLFDHDRGTLIQGAAQTSLDLGSRRGLFQQDTRAVVDSLCDGRPLYVQPSASLYALRVAAAAQQAARLGKTVAVETV; the protein is encoded by the coding sequence ATGGGTCTAACTCCCCCCATTTTGATGGGTATTGTGGGGACGGGCTATGTGGCGAAGCGGCGGGTTGAGGCGATCGCATCGGATGATCGCGCCACCTTCGCTGCGATCGCCAGCGCCTCCCCCGAACGGATGCGGGCCATCGATCCAGACTGCCAAGCCACCCATTACACCGATTGGCAGGATCTGATCACCCATCCCGGTCTTCACGTGGTCATTGTAGCGACGCGCAATCAAGATCACGACACCATCACCCGCAGGGCACTCGCAGCGGGAAAACATGTGGTCTGTGAATATCCCCTGAGTTTTCATCCGGCAGTGGCGGCGGAGTTGTTGGCGATCGCCGCCCAACAGGATCGACTGCTGCATATCGAACATATTGAACTCTTGGGCGGTCTACACCTCGCCATGCGTGACCATTGCCCCGCCCTCGGCACAACCCACTACGCCCGCTACGTCACCCTCAACCCCCAAACGCCCCACGCCGGACGCTGGAGCTACAACCACGACCAGTTTGGGTTTCCGTTAGTGGCTGCCCTCTCGCGGATTCATCGCCTCACGGATCTCTTTGGCACGGTGGCAACGGTCAGTTGTCAGACGCGCTATTGGGCTAGCGATTCGCCCTCGGAATACACCGCTTGTCTTTGTATGGCCCAGTTAACCTTTCACAGTGGCTTACTTGCCACCGTCACCTATGGCAAAGGCGATGCGTTCACCTACCCGATGCGCGTCTTTGAACTCCATGGCGATCGCGGCACACTCTTGTTCGATCATGATCGCGGCACCTTGATTCAGGGCGCGGCCCAGACCTCCCTTGATTTAGGCAGTCGGCGGGGGTTATTTCAACAGGACACCCGCGCCGTGGTGGACTCCCTCTGTGACGGTCGCCCCCTCTACGTCCAGCCCAGTGCAAGCCTCTATGCCCTGCGGGTGGCGGCGGCAGCGCAACAGGCCGCCCGTCTAGGGAAAACGGTGGCAGTGGAGACCGTCTAA
- the argJ gene encoding bifunctional ornithine acetyltransferase/N-acetylglutamate synthase, translating into MSDWQRVDGSVTAPRGFQAAGITAGLKPSGSPDLSLIYSETEAIAAGVFTTSTVRAACVDYCRQRLQAKASARAILCNAGQANAATGEQGWQDALETAQLLGQQLKISPDTILLASTGVIGQRMKMDEFRAGIPTLVNALSPTGGEAAAGAIITTDLVPKSIALETMIEGRPVRIGGIAKGSGMIHPNMATMLSFVTCDAAVSTSLWQEMLRRAADKSFNQITVDGDTSTNDSLIALANGQSRTTAITEPGPEADKLEAMLTEVCQYLAKAIARDGEGATCLVEVTVTGAPSDAAARKVAKTIVGSSLFKAAIFGRDPNWGRIAAAAGRADVPFDQDQLRITLGDFRLMDAGQPLPFDRAAASQYIKDIAAQSGGEVAGKIYQSLDHPLLITVDLGSGSGAGVAWGCDLSYDYVKINAEYTT; encoded by the coding sequence ATGTCCGATTGGCAACGGGTTGACGGGAGTGTTACCGCCCCACGGGGTTTTCAAGCGGCCGGGATTACCGCTGGCTTAAAGCCGTCGGGTTCACCGGATTTATCCCTCATTTATTCGGAAACAGAAGCGATCGCCGCCGGTGTCTTCACCACCTCCACCGTGCGGGCGGCCTGCGTCGATTACTGTCGCCAACGTCTCCAAGCGAAAGCCAGTGCTCGCGCCATTTTGTGCAATGCGGGTCAAGCCAATGCTGCGACCGGTGAACAAGGCTGGCAAGATGCCCTCGAAACGGCTCAATTACTCGGTCAGCAGTTGAAAATTTCCCCCGACACCATCCTCCTCGCCTCCACGGGAGTGATCGGTCAACGCATGAAAATGGATGAGTTTCGGGCTGGGATTCCAACCCTCGTCAATGCCCTCAGTCCAACAGGGGGCGAGGCGGCAGCGGGCGCGATTATCACCACGGATCTCGTCCCCAAATCCATTGCCCTTGAAACCATGATCGAAGGGCGGCCCGTGCGCATTGGCGGGATCGCCAAGGGGTCTGGAATGATTCATCCCAATATGGCGACGATGCTGTCCTTTGTTACCTGTGATGCGGCGGTGTCTACGTCCCTGTGGCAAGAGATGCTGCGGCGGGCGGCGGATAAGAGTTTCAATCAAATCACCGTCGATGGGGATACGAGCACCAATGACAGTCTGATCGCCTTGGCTAATGGTCAATCGCGGACGACGGCGATCACAGAGCCGGGGCCGGAGGCGGATAAGCTCGAAGCGATGTTAACGGAGGTGTGCCAATATTTAGCGAAGGCGATCGCCCGCGATGGTGAAGGGGCTACCTGCCTCGTTGAAGTCACCGTCACGGGAGCGCCCAGTGATGCGGCGGCCCGTAAAGTGGCGAAAACCATCGTCGGCTCATCATTGTTTAAAGCTGCGATTTTCGGGCGTGATCCCAATTGGGGACGGATTGCGGCGGCAGCAGGTCGAGCCGATGTGCCCTTTGATCAAGACCAGTTGCGGATTACCCTCGGTGATTTTCGGTTGATGGATGCGGGGCAACCGTTGCCGTTCGATCGCGCCGCTGCGAGCCAATATATTAAAGACATTGCTGCCCAATCAGGGGGCGAAGTGGCGGGCAAAATCTACCAATCCCTTGATCATCCGTTACTCATTACGGTGGACTTGGGGAGTGGTTCCGGTGCTGGGGTGGCGTGGGGTTGTGATCTCAGCTATGACTACGTCAAGATCAACGCTGAGTACACCACCTAA